In a single window of the Ruminococcus albus 7 = DSM 20455 genome:
- a CDS encoding cell wall hydrolase, translated as MTKLKIAAVVVCMIATGAFAGFTYQAVSNGSADEDVTVRSFTEVTTDDEDTTDDETTSDETVTDDETASKEVTAEEDTLAVTTAVTAKKTEKVTKKKAEKSEAKNTLKKTTIKISDEDLKKAAPAPAVTAAPVVEEVPVTEAYTEAPVYEEPVYTESEPVYEEPAEETAEVTEAAPVEETAPAEEPAPEEQQDNGRKVQVTDEEYIWLCNVVGHEYGSDWIAIEEKAKVVEAVMNRVKDPRFPNSIWGVLTQPYQFSGLEWTLYLGTFSYQVTPSVKAAVDLYLEHPEQFNHGYNSFWGDGSMNHFYSI; from the coding sequence ATGACTAAACTCAAGATCGCAGCCGTAGTAGTATGCATGATAGCCACAGGAGCTTTCGCAGGATTTACATATCAGGCAGTAAGCAACGGCAGCGCTGATGAAGATGTAACTGTAAGATCATTCACCGAGGTAACTACTGATGATGAGGACACCACTGATGATGAGACCACATCCGATGAAACTGTTACCGATGATGAAACTGCTTCCAAGGAAGTTACCGCTGAGGAGGATACTCTCGCAGTGACCACAGCAGTTACAGCAAAGAAGACTGAGAAGGTCACAAAGAAGAAAGCCGAGAAGTCTGAAGCAAAGAATACTTTAAAGAAGACTACAATAAAGATCTCAGATGAGGATCTGAAAAAGGCAGCTCCTGCACCTGCAGTTACTGCAGCTCCCGTTGTTGAGGAGGTACCTGTTACCGAGGCGTATACCGAGGCACCCGTATATGAGGAGCCTGTGTATACCGAGAGTGAGCCTGTTTATGAAGAGCCTGCTGAGGAGACCGCAGAGGTTACCGAGGCTGCACCTGTTGAGGAAACTGCTCCCGCTGAGGAGCCTGCACCCGAAGAACAGCAGGACAACGGCAGAAAGGTACAGGTGACTGATGAAGAGTATATATGGCTCTGCAACGTTGTAGGCCATGAGTACGGCTCTGACTGGATAGCCATAGAAGAAAAGGCTAAGGTCGTTGAGGCTGTTATGAACCGTGTTAAGGATCCCCGTTTCCCTAATTCTATATGGGGCGTTCTCACTCAGCCTTATCAGTTCTCAGGTCTTGAATGGACACTTTATCTGGGTACATTTTCCTATCAGGTAACACCCAGTGTAAAGGCAGCGGTTGACCTTTACCTCGAACACCCCGAGCAGTTTAACCACGGTTATAACTCTTTCTGGGGCGATGGCAGCATGAACCATTTCTATTCCATTTGA
- a CDS encoding DUF3592 domain-containing protein, with translation MDITKLLIMADDTDKSFDGLFSGAGHIVGIVLMVTGLLLLYIAFKVAKGYSFMPTFGTETIIEEDTYVEGTARTVEKSVTAIPDPNGGSDKEFVEWKIVYTVNGEEYAQQIPDDGYSEGDDIKIKYDPKKPSDYYLDDGDAPDEPDDSASDDGKSKTAGIILAVLGVLVMLGGAALFRS, from the coding sequence ATGGATATAACTAAACTGCTCATAATGGCAGACGATACAGACAAAAGCTTTGACGGACTTTTCAGCGGGGCAGGGCATATCGTGGGTATAGTGTTGATGGTCACAGGACTGTTGCTGTTGTATATAGCCTTCAAGGTCGCTAAGGGATACAGCTTCATGCCTACCTTCGGCACTGAAACTATTATTGAAGAGGATACATACGTTGAGGGGACTGCCAGGACGGTGGAAAAGTCAGTCACAGCCATACCTGACCCTAACGGAGGCAGCGACAAGGAGTTTGTCGAGTGGAAGATAGTATATACCGTAAACGGCGAGGAGTATGCACAACAGATACCGGATGACGGATATTCCGAGGGTGACGATATCAAAATAAAGTACGATCCGAAGAAACCGTCGGATTATTATCTTGATGACGGAGATGCTCCCGATGAGCCCGATGACAGTGCTTCGGATGACGGCAAAAGCAAAACTGCGGGTATCATACTCGCCGTACTTGGCGTGCTGGTCATGCTTGGCGGTGCGGCACTTTTCAGATCATGA
- a CDS encoding RnfABCDGE type electron transport complex subunit D, which yields MTDFRPEIAELKQFSAPYIKEDTSVSKIMTHVMVGLLPSLILSGILFGGSALLLTGFCILTSLLWEFIICLILKRKNSINDLSAAVTGMIFAYMLPTGFPFWQAAIGTFIAIVVFKHLFGGLGKNIFNPAVASRLVCWFIFRSSFIYYEPDVNSADMPSYGELSLMSGVDSYGDMFLGRVCGGLGEVSVIALLTGAFYLVSMRVISLYEPAAFLGTIYLFSAIAGKDGLYQILAGGTVLAAFFLCCDTVTTPSTNIGKIIFGIAAGFLTCVFRFFTDIPQGLLFAILICNLLTIVIDRVTETAPGK from the coding sequence GTGACAGATTTCAGACCTGAGATCGCAGAACTGAAACAGTTTTCTGCACCATATATAAAAGAGGATACTTCGGTATCAAAGATAATGACCCATGTGATGGTAGGACTGCTGCCCTCGCTGATACTCTCGGGAATACTATTCGGAGGCTCGGCACTGCTGCTTACAGGCTTCTGCATACTAACTTCGCTGCTGTGGGAATTCATCATATGCCTGATACTGAAGCGCAAGAACAGCATAAATGATCTTTCGGCTGCAGTTACGGGTATGATATTCGCCTATATGCTGCCCACGGGATTCCCCTTCTGGCAAGCTGCCATAGGCACCTTTATAGCGATAGTGGTATTCAAGCATCTGTTCGGAGGACTTGGCAAAAACATATTCAACCCCGCTGTTGCAAGCAGACTGGTATGCTGGTTCATATTCCGTTCCAGCTTCATATACTATGAACCTGATGTCAATTCAGCTGATATGCCAAGCTACGGCGAGTTATCGCTGATGTCGGGCGTAGATTCCTACGGAGATATGTTCCTCGGCAGAGTATGCGGCGGTCTGGGCGAGGTATCTGTAATAGCACTGCTGACAGGTGCTTTCTATCTGGTATCCATGAGAGTGATATCCCTGTATGAGCCTGCTGCTTTCCTGGGAACGATATACCTGTTCTCGGCAATAGCAGGAAAGGACGGATTATACCAGATACTTGCAGGCGGTACTGTGCTTGCGGCATTCTTCCTTTGCTGCGATACAGTGACTACCCCCTCGACCAATATCGGCAAAATAATATTCGGTATAGCTGCAGGTTTTCTGACCTGCGTATTCAGGTTCTTTACCGATATACCGCAAGGACTGCTGTTTGCAATACTTATATGCAATCTGCTGACGATAGTTATAGACAGGGTGACAGAGACTGCCCCCGGTAAATAG
- a CDS encoding efflux RND transporter periplasmic adaptor subunit — MSKASSIGKAVATLLIIGGVGFGGWKLYKNYAGPEANSSDKVYVQKVANVNTVTGADLFANSFPGVIVSQKSVDVKYDSTKTIKDILVAEGDKVNKGDKLLTYDTDAIKIEIDTAKLDVERAQNEIDTNNLQIKQYEEEKKKASEDQVVSYTNQILQLQSDNARKEYDIKAKNVEIKKLESSMKNAYVVAPITGTVKELKDPSSGMNDEYDYRYGESDGDAIMKLTAEGDYRVKGVFNEQNSSSIYNGAEVILRSRIDDTCTEGVVNEIDTSPQKNNDDMYGYRMDEDEQSTSSKYAFYVEPESLEGFRLGQHILIDTDNGSDVEKTGIWLYANFILKEGDKSYVWAKKGDKDVIEKRYVKIGKEDTDYGDCEILEGLSPDDYIAYPADYIKAGLKTTTNSSDKDIPENELDKSGMMEDGMMDEGMMDEGMMDEGDMGTSDNFVSNEDGSYSMTDEDGNFIEGAADGSTKITSPDGGVIEMDADGNFIRGNIDDEGNFTFDYDGEAADGGDAPADVNDGKAKADTTESEEPDVTFEELYGISEAEFNAMSTDEKDEFLKKHYS; from the coding sequence ATGTCAAAAGCAAGCTCTATCGGAAAAGCTGTTGCTACTTTACTGATCATCGGCGGAGTAGGCTTCGGCGGCTGGAAGCTGTACAAGAATTACGCCGGTCCTGAGGCTAACAGCAGCGATAAGGTATACGTTCAGAAGGTGGCAAACGTAAACACCGTCACGGGTGCGGATCTGTTTGCAAACAGCTTCCCGGGCGTTATCGTTTCGCAGAAATCAGTGGATGTAAAATACGACAGCACCAAGACCATAAAGGATATACTCGTTGCCGAGGGCGACAAGGTCAACAAAGGTGACAAGCTGTTAACTTACGATACCGATGCTATCAAGATCGAGATCGACACTGCCAAGCTGGATGTAGAAAGGGCTCAGAACGAGATCGACACCAACAACCTTCAGATAAAGCAGTACGAGGAAGAAAAGAAAAAAGCCAGCGAAGATCAGGTAGTATCCTATACAAACCAGATACTTCAGCTGCAGAGCGACAATGCCAGAAAGGAATACGATATAAAGGCGAAGAACGTGGAGATCAAAAAGCTTGAAAGCTCCATGAAGAACGCCTATGTTGTAGCACCTATAACCGGTACTGTAAAGGAGCTGAAAGATCCGTCATCAGGCATGAATGATGAATACGACTACCGCTACGGAGAATCGGACGGAGATGCTATAATGAAGCTGACCGCCGAGGGTGACTACCGTGTTAAGGGTGTATTCAACGAGCAGAACAGCAGTTCCATATACAATGGTGCCGAGGTGATACTCCGCAGCAGGATAGATGACACCTGTACAGAAGGTGTTGTCAATGAGATAGACACATCACCTCAGAAAAACAATGATGATATGTACGGCTACCGCATGGACGAAGATGAGCAATCAACTTCATCGAAGTATGCTTTCTATGTTGAGCCCGAATCACTTGAAGGCTTCAGGCTCGGACAGCACATCCTCATAGACACCGACAACGGCAGCGATGTGGAAAAGACAGGTATATGGCTGTATGCGAACTTCATACTCAAAGAGGGCGACAAATCCTACGTATGGGCAAAAAAAGGTGACAAGGATGTTATCGAGAAGCGCTACGTAAAGATAGGCAAGGAAGATACTGACTACGGTGACTGCGAGATCCTCGAAGGACTGTCACCTGATGATTACATAGCATACCCTGCTGACTATATCAAGGCAGGTCTGAAGACGACTACTAATTCATCCGACAAGGACATACCCGAAAACGAGCTTGACAAGTCAGGCATGATGGAAGACGGTATGATGGATGAAGGAATGATGGACGAAGGTATGATGGATGAGGGCGACATGGGTACGTCCGATAACTTTGTATCAAACGAAGACGGAAGCTATTCAATGACAGATGAGGACGGCAATTTCATAGAGGGTGCTGCTGACGGTTCAACAAAAATAACTTCACCTGACGGCGGTGTTATTGAAATGGATGCTGATGGCAACTTCATCCGCGGAAATATCGACGATGAAGGCAACTTCACATTTGACTATGACGGTGAAGCAGCTGACGGCGGTGATGCACCTGCTGACGTAAATGACGGCAAGGCAAAGGCTGATACTACCGAGAGCGAGGAACCCGATGTTACCTTTGAGGAGCTCTACGGCATCTCCGAAGCTGAATTCAATGCCATGTCCACCGACGAGAAGGACGAGTTCCTTAAAAAGCATTACAGCTGA
- a CDS encoding 4Fe-4S dicluster domain-containing protein, which yields MKIRGIFLDREKNTAKSLTLALPTPERVYVPLPKGCSASVKTGQWVLRGNRICDCEIPVHASVSGKVEEIKTMECSGNSFETVVIKADEAQKDAAVKTPRADSRESFIEALKASGSPAGRKIARAANADILIVNGIESEQYLTAENRCMLDDSELITAGIALTGKLLGINTTYIAVASDCSEALAAMEKVAAKAPNTLVTKLRCDHPGGSDLMLVNNITGRSIKPKETAADKKVLVLLPSDVAFIASYFETGMPFIERRVTVDGDLVKTPCILKAPIGTPLSALLDYADANTKPAEKLIIGGLMTGRSVTDTELPLGAEDSAVLIFMKPLAPGKGSLNDPQQKTNCIKCGRCAHACPAKLMPMRIEKALKRRNKAALERLRPDLCIKCGACTYVCPAKRELTKVIREAAEIIDRKGGEEQ from the coding sequence TTGAAGATCAGAGGTATTTTTCTCGACAGAGAAAAAAACACCGCAAAAAGTCTGACTCTCGCACTGCCGACCCCCGAAAGGGTATACGTGCCGCTGCCGAAAGGGTGCAGCGCATCGGTAAAAACGGGGCAGTGGGTACTTCGCGGCAACAGGATATGTGACTGCGAGATCCCTGTACACGCTTCTGTTTCGGGAAAGGTCGAAGAGATCAAGACTATGGAATGCTCCGGGAACAGTTTTGAAACCGTTGTGATCAAAGCTGACGAGGCGCAGAAGGATGCAGCGGTTAAAACTCCGCGTGCAGACAGCAGAGAAAGCTTCATCGAAGCGCTAAAGGCATCGGGAAGCCCTGCAGGAAGAAAGATAGCAAGAGCTGCGAACGCTGATATACTGATAGTAAACGGCATAGAAAGCGAACAGTATCTGACGGCTGAAAACAGATGTATGCTGGATGACAGCGAACTCATCACTGCGGGTATAGCGCTGACGGGCAAGCTGCTTGGCATTAATACAACATACATAGCTGTAGCTTCAGACTGCAGCGAGGCACTTGCTGCCATGGAAAAGGTCGCAGCAAAAGCCCCCAACACCCTAGTCACAAAATTGAGGTGCGATCATCCCGGCGGCTCTGACCTGATGCTGGTGAACAATATCACAGGTCGCAGCATCAAGCCCAAAGAAACAGCGGCAGACAAAAAGGTCCTGGTGCTGCTGCCGTCAGACGTGGCATTCATAGCATCGTACTTTGAAACGGGTATGCCCTTTATCGAAAGAAGAGTTACAGTGGACGGCGATCTGGTAAAAACACCATGTATATTGAAAGCACCCATAGGCACACCTCTTTCAGCGCTGCTGGATTATGCGGATGCTAACACAAAGCCTGCTGAAAAGCTGATAATCGGCGGTCTTATGACAGGCAGATCAGTTACTGACACTGAGCTTCCACTGGGAGCAGAGGACAGTGCTGTGCTGATATTCATGAAACCTCTGGCACCGGGCAAGGGAAGTCTTAATGACCCTCAGCAGAAGACAAACTGTATAAAATGCGGCAGATGTGCGCACGCCTGTCCTGCAAAGCTCATGCCTATGAGAATAGAAAAAGCACTTAAAAGAAGGAACAAGGCCGCACTTGAAAGACTGCGCCCCGATCTTTGTATAAAATGCGGTGCCTGCACTTATGTATGTCCTGCAAAACGTGAGCTGACAAAAGTAATACGCGAAGCAGCAGAGATCATTGACAGGAAGGGCGGTGAGGAGCAGTGA
- a CDS encoding biotin/lipoyl-binding protein has translation MKKLIILLLCVAVLGGGGYFGIKKYKDSKQEKVIVDVVPVNLMMLPSDYFDYYFDDIDGEIVASNTQRVYIDTEKLVKKVYVEEGQSVKKGDAILEYDMTVVELELAQKENAVKIVEQDIKMAKKELEKIKTYKPSEDAPQPPEPDYPDFPDDMPDDSIPDDSIPDDIDPDIPDGPPAQLITDVVKPAFTPAEGVGTMEMPYIINCTQEAEISKEFMIRMASEKKYAEICVYDEAFRYLFKWIIVPAEKTAPEELVSWKVCDGITIDEDGNPSIDTDVKHYGKLSFTHPTTKEKNEDSSMPEDENTEPEIPEEPEEYFEDYEPAENYIDPDSNDYIYSREDIKGMISDKEDEIKQLELDLKGAKFELSTAKKRKIDGKLYAEMDGIVKKIGKASGEESDEEEPVEEDEEDIYEEPSADDRAFAVIQGEGGSEVIFDVTELNLLNIQIGDPMTLTSWDTGNEGKAEVTKIDNEPVSYNSHSWGENPNNSTYRVHAKLTEGEENFSLDDWIQVRPDKKNTDTNKSSDSIYLPIHYVRQEGGDYYIMKADEDGRLKKQYVKVGQIMYGYIIEIKGGLSYKDKICFPFGKDVKEGAKTRETTEILQPENMDIF, from the coding sequence ATGAAAAAACTTATAATACTTCTTCTCTGCGTAGCAGTACTTGGCGGCGGCGGATATTTCGGCATCAAAAAATACAAGGACAGCAAGCAGGAGAAAGTCATCGTAGACGTAGTACCTGTAAACCTGATGATGCTGCCGAGCGATTATTTCGATTACTACTTTGACGATATTGACGGTGAGATAGTAGCATCGAACACGCAGAGAGTGTACATAGACACGGAAAAACTTGTAAAGAAAGTATACGTCGAGGAAGGACAGAGCGTCAAAAAAGGCGATGCGATACTTGAATACGATATGACTGTAGTTGAGCTGGAGCTTGCACAGAAAGAGAATGCCGTAAAGATAGTTGAGCAGGATATTAAAATGGCAAAGAAGGAGCTTGAAAAGATAAAGACCTACAAGCCCTCCGAGGACGCACCTCAGCCGCCCGAGCCTGATTATCCCGACTTCCCTGATGATATGCCCGATGACAGCATACCTGACGACAGCATACCCGATGATATTGATCCCGATATCCCCGACGGTCCCCCCGCACAGCTCATAACTGATGTGGTCAAGCCTGCATTCACACCGGCAGAGGGCGTAGGAACAATGGAGATGCCTTATATCATCAACTGCACTCAGGAAGCTGAGATATCCAAGGAATTCATGATAAGAATGGCAAGCGAGAAGAAGTACGCGGAGATATGCGTATACGACGAAGCATTCAGATACCTGTTCAAGTGGATAATCGTACCCGCAGAGAAGACCGCCCCCGAAGAGCTTGTAAGCTGGAAGGTATGTGACGGCATAACCATTGACGAGGACGGCAACCCCTCGATAGATACCGATGTCAAGCACTACGGCAAACTGAGCTTCACTCACCCGACTACCAAAGAGAAGAACGAGGATTCTTCAATGCCCGAGGACGAAAATACCGAGCCTGAGATCCCGGAGGAGCCGGAGGAATACTTTGAGGACTATGAGCCTGCCGAAAACTACATCGACCCCGACAGCAACGATTATATCTATTCCCGCGAGGATATCAAGGGTATGATATCCGACAAGGAGGACGAGATAAAACAGCTGGAACTTGATCTCAAGGGCGCGAAATTCGAGCTGAGCACAGCAAAGAAGCGCAAGATAGACGGCAAGCTGTATGCTGAAATGGACGGCATAGTAAAGAAGATAGGCAAGGCTTCCGGTGAAGAGAGCGATGAAGAAGAACCTGTCGAGGAAGACGAAGAAGATATCTACGAAGAGCCATCGGCTGATGACCGTGCATTCGCTGTTATACAGGGCGAAGGCGGCTCAGAGGTGATATTCGATGTGACCGAGCTGAATCTGCTGAACATACAGATCGGTGATCCCATGACACTGACATCATGGGATACAGGCAACGAAGGCAAGGCCGAGGTAACAAAGATAGACAATGAACCTGTAAGCTACAATAGCCACAGCTGGGGCGAAAATCCCAACAATTCAACTTACAGGGTACACGCCAAGTTGACTGAGGGTGAAGAAAACTTCTCACTGGATGACTGGATACAGGTACGACCCGACAAGAAAAATACCGACACCAATAAGTCTTCTGATTCGATATACCTGCCGATACACTATGTAAGGCAGGAGGGCGGCGACTATTACATAATGAAAGCCGATGAAGACGGCAGACTGAAAAAGCAGTATGTGAAAGTCGGACAGATAATGTACGGGTATATCATCGAGATAAAGGGCGGACTGAGTTACAAAGACAAGATATGTTTCCCATTCGGCAAAGACGTCAAGGAGGGTGCCAAGACCCGCGAAACTACCGAGATACTCCAGCCCGAGAACATGGACATATTCTGA
- a CDS encoding CAP domain-containing protein, with translation MNLKKAANVKNIVCLAAVAALGVGIVIADKKGGNDNEIRKKADSSAAASSNAKGGGSEKTDKSGREKVILAAEIPELSCESVDFGGNVIFASPDGGYSFMENGDTVKGIAVQDDSGAEVKFSKEDGKLVLTRDDQPAAGFVYENHMIELKDGKLYIDSSPVEYKATSFSSYRINKDHVIECTEKGKYRIKDSNGKIVKTFELKENTGSKIKIKADDEGFYTEGVNDGWFYNVYRLGDDLLTTTWENVLYINGRELVPYGYTDDHVDPDVKVDIDKIGLEPMRPPIDYGSAADENNDISSLTGEMLSYVNEVRKQYDMPYVYGLDELDKAADIRAKELAENFSHTRPDEKESSYNTVLSSEGMVWWRSGENIAKGGADAKEVFDSWISSEKHRAVMLDPDMKYLSLAKYEADGETYWELLMFNDSYVPVEEEAE, from the coding sequence ATGAATTTAAAGAAAGCTGCAAACGTAAAAAACATCGTGTGCCTTGCTGCAGTTGCAGCACTTGGTGTGGGTATTGTTATTGCCGATAAAAAGGGCGGTAATGACAATGAGATCAGGAAGAAAGCTGACAGCAGTGCTGCGGCAAGCAGTAATGCTAAGGGCGGCGGATCTGAAAAGACAGACAAAAGCGGCAGAGAGAAAGTCATTCTTGCTGCAGAGATACCTGAGCTCAGCTGTGAGTCTGTTGACTTTGGCGGAAATGTGATATTCGCATCACCTGACGGAGGTTATTCGTTTATGGAGAACGGAGATACTGTCAAGGGTATTGCCGTTCAGGATGACAGCGGTGCTGAGGTGAAATTCTCAAAAGAGGACGGCAAGCTGGTTCTTACAAGGGATGATCAGCCCGCAGCAGGATTTGTATACGAAAACCATATGATAGAGCTCAAGGACGGCAAGCTGTATATTGACAGCAGCCCTGTTGAGTATAAAGCAACTTCTTTTTCGTCCTACAGGATAAATAAGGATCATGTTATAGAGTGTACCGAGAAGGGCAAATACAGGATCAAGGACAGTAACGGCAAGATCGTCAAGACCTTTGAACTCAAAGAGAATACGGGTTCAAAGATAAAGATCAAGGCTGATGATGAGGGCTTTTATACTGAGGGTGTTAATGACGGCTGGTTCTATAATGTTTACAGACTGGGTGACGATCTTCTGACTACCACATGGGAGAACGTACTCTATATCAACGGCAGGGAGCTTGTTCCCTACGGTTATACCGATGACCATGTTGATCCCGATGTAAAGGTGGATATCGACAAGATAGGGCTTGAGCCTATGCGTCCCCCTATAGATTACGGCTCTGCAGCTGATGAGAATAATGATATCAGCTCCCTTACCGGTGAGATGCTAAGCTATGTCAATGAGGTAAGAAAGCAGTACGATATGCCTTATGTGTACGGCCTTGATGAGCTCGATAAGGCAGCGGATATAAGGGCGAAGGAGCTGGCTGAGAATTTCAGCCATACCAGACCAGATGAGAAGGAAAGTTCGTATAATACTGTACTGAGCAGTGAAGGCATGGTATGGTGGCGCAGCGGCGAGAACATCGCAAAGGGCGGCGCTGATGCAAAAGAGGTCTTTGACAGCTGGATAAGCTCCGAAAAGCACAGGGCGGTCATGCTCGATCCCGATATGAAGTATCTTTCACTGGCGAAGTATGAGGCTGACGGCGAGACTTACTGGGAGCTCCTTATGTTCAACGATTCCTATGTACCCGTTGAGGAAGAAGCCGAATAA
- a CDS encoding ABC transporter permease: MIENVRLSLQGIVSHKIRSFLTMLGIIIGIAAIIAIVSTIEGTNEQIKNNLIGAGNNTVKISLMEGDSETDFSWTPVPDNIRVISEDSKKRIVDLSEVESCTLYRQRDTLDNLFYLNKKIESSIIYGIDEDYFSAMGYEIAEGIGFSDKQYNDFSKVAIIDTSMQRGLFEGENPIGKILDINGEPFRIIGVACKRTGFEPVINSVEDYFTYNSSSSGLIFIPTNDWGILFHYDEPQNCVVRAKDTDSMTGAGKKTADILNENIQKASVDTEQQPEEGMANTLEYKSESLLEQAKKLQDLSKSTNQMLIWIAGISLLVGGIGVMNIMLVSVTERTREIGLKKALGARKTRILAQFLTEASVLTTIGGILGVLIGIGLSEVIANIAEVPVSISTPAIIVSVAFSMVVGIVFGLIPSIKAANLNPIDALRYE; encoded by the coding sequence ATGATAGAAAATGTTAGGCTCTCCCTTCAGGGAATAGTGAGCCATAAGATACGTTCTTTCCTTACGATGCTGGGCATAATCATTGGTATTGCGGCTATAATCGCCATAGTATCCACCATTGAAGGAACTAACGAACAGATAAAGAACAACCTTATCGGTGCAGGCAACAACACCGTTAAGATATCACTGATGGAGGGTGATTCGGAAACAGATTTCAGCTGGACACCCGTACCCGATAACATAAGAGTGATATCGGAGGACAGCAAAAAGAGGATAGTCGATCTGAGCGAGGTAGAAAGCTGTACTCTTTACCGTCAGAGAGATACTCTCGACAATCTGTTCTACCTGAACAAGAAGATAGAATCCTCGATAATATACGGTATCGATGAGGACTACTTTTCCGCAATGGGATATGAGATAGCAGAGGGCATAGGCTTTTCTGACAAGCAGTACAACGACTTCTCAAAGGTAGCCATAATAGACACCAGTATGCAGAGAGGCCTATTTGAGGGCGAGAACCCGATAGGAAAGATACTCGACATCAACGGTGAGCCTTTCAGGATAATAGGCGTTGCCTGCAAGCGCACAGGTTTTGAGCCTGTTATAAACAGCGTTGAAGATTATTTCACCTACAACAGTTCGTCGAGCGGACTGATATTCATACCTACCAATGACTGGGGCATACTTTTCCACTATGACGAGCCGCAGAACTGTGTGGTGCGTGCAAAGGACACCGACAGTATGACAGGCGCAGGCAAAAAGACAGCGGATATACTCAATGAGAATATTCAAAAGGCGAGCGTTGACACAGAGCAGCAGCCTGAGGAGGGTATGGCAAATACCCTTGAATACAAGAGCGAAAGTCTGCTGGAACAGGCTAAGAAGCTTCAGGATCTTTCAAAGTCCACAAACCAGATGCTTATATGGATAGCAGGTATATCGCTGCTTGTAGGCGGTATCGGTGTTATGAATATAATGCTGGTATCCGTTACAGAGCGTACCCGTGAGATAGGACTTAAAAAAGCACTCGGTGCAAGAAAGACACGTATACTTGCGCAGTTCCTGACTGAGGCATCTGTACTGACCACCATAGGCGGTATACTCGGTGTACTGATAGGAATAGGCTTATCAGAGGTCATAGCTAATATCGCTGAGGTGCCTGTATCGATATCCACCCCTGCGATAATAGTATCTGTAGCATTCTCCATGGTAGTAGGTATAGTCTTCGGACTTATCCCCAGTATCAAGGCTGCAAACCTCAATCCTATAGATGCACTTCGCTACGAGTGA
- a CDS encoding ABC transporter ATP-binding protein yields the protein MVFELNNIFKDYMQGKEPVPVLKDISLSVDDGEYVAIMGPSGSGKSTLMNIIGCLDKQTKGSFIFDGSDIMKCSDKQLSDIRNTKIGFVFQNFNLLPRQSALENVELPLLYAGFSRKKRREMAKEALRRVGLEDRMNFNPTQLSGGQKQRVAIARAIVNKPKLLLADEPTGALDTKSGDDVMELFEELNGDGVTIVMITHEPEIAEHAKRVMYIRDGELHSGAFNSRIKKEEEQSE from the coding sequence ATGGTATTTGAACTGAACAATATATTCAAGGACTATATGCAGGGCAAAGAACCTGTCCCCGTACTGAAGGACATCTCACTGAGTGTTGATGACGGCGAGTATGTTGCTATAATGGGACCTTCGGGCTCGGGTAAATCCACACTGATGAACATAATCGGATGCCTTGACAAGCAGACAAAGGGCAGTTTCATATTCGATGGTTCGGATATAATGAAATGCAGCGACAAGCAGCTTTCGGATATACGCAATACCAAAATAGGATTCGTTTTCCAGAACTTCAATCTTCTGCCAAGACAGTCGGCTCTGGAAAACGTGGAGCTGCCCCTGCTGTATGCGGGCTTTTCAAGAAAGAAACGCCGTGAGATGGCAAAGGAAGCCCTTCGCAGAGTAGGACTTGAGGACAGGATGAACTTCAATCCCACTCAGCTTTCCGGCGGACAGAAGCAGAGAGTAGCAATAGCAAGAGCAATAGTGAACAAGCCGAAGCTTCTGCTGGCTGACGAGCCTACGGGCGCACTGGACACAAAGTCGGGCGATGATGTAATGGAGCTTTTTGAGGAGCTCAACGGCGACGGCGTGACCATAGTAATGATAACCCACGAACCCGAGATAGCTGAGCACGCAAAGCGTGTGATGTACATACGTGACGGTGAGCTGCACAGCGGTGCATTCAACAGCCGCATAAAGAAAGAGGAGGAGCAGAGCGAATGA